One Cellulomonas sp. NS3 genomic region harbors:
- a CDS encoding serine/threonine-protein kinase produces MQRTQDEGASRVDPTRLDALVGHALGRRYRIDGTLGHGGMGTVFAATDVRLRRPVALKVFSLEGVPARDIGRYAGEARVLASLSHPGLVALLDVGADQGPEGEPLAYLVMELVDGVTLRERLDAGPIDPVEVADIGRQLAEALGHAHAAGVVHRDLKPANILLAHEPVLSGDAEAPATATKLADFGIAQALGGPTSGETSAGRTLGTASYLSPEQALGRPLGATSDVYSLGLVLLECLTGERAYPGEALSSSLARLLESPEVPDSLGPTWCSLLQEMTASDPTMRPSTTEVAERLRRLRRPALWDRVAARLG; encoded by the coding sequence ATGCAGCGCACACAGGACGAGGGAGCAAGCCGCGTGGACCCGACCCGCCTCGACGCACTCGTGGGCCATGCCCTGGGCCGTCGCTACCGCATCGACGGAACCCTGGGGCACGGCGGCATGGGGACCGTCTTCGCCGCGACCGACGTCCGCCTGCGCCGACCCGTCGCGCTCAAGGTCTTCTCGCTCGAGGGCGTCCCCGCGCGCGACATCGGCCGGTACGCCGGCGAGGCGCGCGTGCTCGCGAGCCTCTCGCACCCCGGGCTGGTCGCCCTGCTCGACGTCGGCGCCGACCAGGGGCCCGAGGGCGAGCCGCTCGCGTACCTCGTCATGGAGCTCGTCGACGGCGTGACGCTGCGCGAGCGCCTCGACGCCGGCCCGATCGACCCGGTCGAGGTCGCCGACATCGGCCGCCAGCTCGCCGAGGCGCTCGGTCACGCGCACGCGGCCGGGGTCGTGCACCGCGACCTCAAGCCCGCGAACATCCTGCTCGCGCACGAGCCGGTGCTGTCCGGCGACGCCGAGGCGCCGGCGACGGCCACGAAGCTCGCCGACTTCGGCATCGCGCAGGCGCTCGGCGGCCCCACGTCCGGGGAGACCTCCGCCGGCCGCACGCTCGGGACGGCGAGCTACCTGAGCCCCGAGCAGGCGCTCGGGCGCCCGCTCGGCGCCACGTCGGACGTCTACTCGCTCGGGCTCGTGCTGCTCGAGTGCCTCACCGGCGAGCGCGCCTACCCGGGCGAGGCGCTCTCGAGCTCGCTCGCGCGCCTGCTCGAGTCCCCCGAGGTGCCCGACTCGCTGGGCCCGACGTGGTGCTCGCTGCTCCAGGAGATGACCGCGAGCGACCCGACGATGCGGCCCAGCACCACGGAGGTCGCCGAGCGCCTGCGCCGGCTGCGGCGCCCCGCGCTGTGGGACCGCGTCGCGGCGCGGCTCGGCTGA
- a CDS encoding ferrochelatase, with the protein MAPSTLNPTALAPYDGLLLFSFGGPNGPDDVLPFLRNVTRGKNIPDARLAEVGEHYAHFGGRSPINEQNLALLAALRDELARRGIDVPVAWGNRNWEPYTDEGLTELRDGGSTRVLAIVTSAYGSYSGCRQYRENLATTLRGMGATTPTGDDGSAGLVVDKLRHYFHTPGFVRANADAVVEAYTSLAERTGTTTAGVAATAPLVFVTHSIPDTMEEASGAQRPSYRTQHLDVGAVVAAEVGRRLGHDVDWTLAFCSRSGPPSQPWLEPDVNDLLTERAAQGMRSVVLSPIGFISDHMEVAFDLDTEALETAADLGVTAVRADTVGVRAAFVEGLVDLVVERAAAERGEDVERLVVGGLDAWPDVCRPGCCRLRAGEDNGVPAACGSDPVDGTATPQTAGEQR; encoded by the coding sequence GTGGCTCCCTCGACCCTGAACCCCACCGCGCTCGCGCCGTACGACGGCCTGCTGCTGTTCTCCTTCGGCGGCCCGAACGGACCCGACGACGTCCTGCCGTTCCTGCGCAACGTCACGCGCGGGAAGAACATCCCCGACGCGCGCCTCGCCGAGGTCGGCGAGCACTACGCGCACTTCGGGGGACGCAGCCCGATCAACGAGCAGAACCTCGCCCTGCTCGCCGCGCTCCGCGACGAGCTCGCGCGCCGCGGCATCGACGTCCCGGTCGCGTGGGGCAACCGCAACTGGGAGCCGTACACCGACGAGGGCCTGACGGAGCTGCGCGACGGCGGGTCGACGCGCGTGCTCGCGATCGTCACGAGCGCGTACGGCTCGTACTCGGGCTGCCGGCAGTACCGCGAGAACCTCGCGACCACGCTGCGGGGCATGGGGGCCACGACCCCGACCGGGGACGACGGCAGCGCGGGCCTCGTGGTCGACAAGCTGCGCCACTACTTCCACACCCCCGGCTTCGTGCGGGCGAACGCCGACGCCGTGGTCGAGGCGTACACCTCGCTCGCGGAGCGGACCGGCACGACGACCGCCGGGGTGGCCGCGACCGCGCCCCTCGTGTTCGTCACGCACTCCATCCCGGACACGATGGAGGAGGCGTCCGGCGCGCAGCGTCCCAGCTACCGCACGCAGCACCTCGACGTCGGCGCGGTCGTCGCGGCCGAGGTCGGCCGGCGGCTCGGGCACGACGTCGACTGGACCCTCGCGTTCTGCTCGCGCTCGGGCCCGCCGAGCCAGCCGTGGCTCGAGCCCGACGTGAACGACCTGCTCACCGAGCGCGCGGCGCAGGGCATGCGCTCGGTGGTGCTCTCGCCGATCGGGTTCATCTCCGACCACATGGAGGTCGCCTTCGACCTCGACACCGAGGCGCTCGAGACGGCTGCGGACCTGGGAGTCACGGCCGTGCGTGCCGACACGGTCGGTGTCCGCGCGGCCTTCGTCGAGGGCCTCGTCGACCTCGTGGTCGAGCGGGCGGCGGCGGAGCGCGGCGAGGACGTCGAGCGGCTCGTCGTCGGCGGCCTCGACGCGTGGCCCGACGTGTGCCGGCCCGGGTGCTGCCGGCTGCGCGCGGGCGAGGACAACGGGGTCCCCGCGGCCTGCGGGTCGGACCCCGTCGACGGCACGGCCACCCCACAGACCGCAGGAGAGCAGCGATGA
- the hemQ gene encoding hydrogen peroxide-dependent heme synthase, with protein MFSVFALEQPLPEDHDGRTLLVAEAEAAVRGEGPTPAIGDLVVRGWYDVAGLRADADLMVWWHGDSVEAVQGAYQRFRASALGRHLLPVWSVVALHRPAEFNRGHVPAFLAGEDPRDYLCVYPFVRSYEWYVLPDAERRDMLVEHGRAAKDYADVRANTLAAFALGDYEWILAFEADELHRIVDLMRELRATQARRHVREEVPFYTGPRVLLADWAERQPRE; from the coding sequence ATGTTCTCCGTGTTCGCCCTCGAGCAGCCGCTGCCCGAGGACCACGACGGGCGCACGCTCCTCGTCGCCGAGGCCGAGGCGGCCGTGCGCGGCGAGGGTCCGACCCCCGCGATCGGCGACCTCGTGGTGCGCGGCTGGTACGACGTCGCGGGCCTGCGCGCCGACGCCGACCTCATGGTCTGGTGGCACGGCGACTCGGTCGAGGCCGTGCAGGGCGCCTACCAGCGCTTCCGCGCGAGCGCGCTCGGCCGGCACCTGCTGCCCGTGTGGTCGGTCGTCGCGCTGCACCGCCCCGCGGAGTTCAACCGCGGCCACGTCCCGGCGTTCCTCGCGGGCGAGGACCCGCGCGACTACCTGTGCGTCTACCCGTTCGTGCGCTCGTACGAGTGGTACGTGCTGCCCGACGCCGAGCGCCGCGACATGCTCGTCGAGCACGGCCGCGCGGCCAAGGACTACGCCGACGTGCGCGCCAACACCCTCGCCGCGTTCGCGCTCGGGGACTACGAGTGGATCCTCGCGTTCGAGGCCGACGAGCTGCACCGCATCGTCGACCTGATGCGCGAGCTCCGGGCGACGCAGGCCCGCCGGCACGTGCGCGAGGAGGTGCCGTTCTACACCGGCCCGCGCGTGCTCCTCGCGGACTGGGCGGAGCGCCAGCCGCGCGAGTGA
- a CDS encoding META domain-containing protein gives MTGAVHLTAAPWQFVDVAGEPLGDVPERSRPALTFESDGQVYGTGGVNRLRSTYRLEDGVLRFGTVVSTRMAGTPEHTQREEAVLALLAGDVRVRAEHAAAGVGAGAADAHQGERADDGVEGVVLVLSDAQGRESRLVPVTRVPDAPHAPAEPEPGAPR, from the coding sequence GTGACCGGAGCCGTGCACCTGACCGCAGCGCCGTGGCAGTTCGTCGACGTCGCGGGGGAGCCCCTCGGCGACGTCCCGGAGCGCTCGCGCCCGGCGCTCACGTTCGAGTCCGACGGGCAGGTGTACGGGACGGGCGGGGTCAACCGCCTGCGCTCGACGTACCGGCTCGAGGACGGCGTCCTGCGCTTCGGCACCGTCGTGAGCACGCGCATGGCGGGCACGCCCGAGCACACGCAGCGCGAGGAGGCGGTGCTGGCGCTGCTGGCCGGGGACGTGCGGGTCCGCGCGGAGCACGCCGCTGCGGGGGTGGGCGCCGGCGCCGCCGACGCGCACCAGGGGGAGCGAGCGGACGACGGCGTCGAGGGCGTCGTGCTCGTGCTGTCCGACGCGCAGGGCCGCGAGTCGCGGCTCGTGCCCGTCACCCGCGTCCCGGACGCGCCGCACGCGCCCGCCGAGCCGGAGCCCGGCGCCCCGCGCTGA
- a CDS encoding LLM class flavin-dependent oxidoreductase has translation MTSSIPLSVLDLSPVATGASSRDALLATTELARRADALGFARFWVAEHHAMPAVASTSPAVLLAHLAAATERIRVGSGGVMLPNHPALVVAEQFAMLEALHPGRIDLGIGRAPGADPRTAAALRRTVEGLGAEDFPVELIDVLALLGSGPEGHPPSARAARLTATPAPTSAPEAWLLGSSLFSAQLAAELGLPFSYAHHFSTGRTHQAVAAYRSTFRPSSVLAQPRLMVSASVIVADTEEEARYLAGPSRVMALSLRSPRPLAPIVSPDEAQRMLADLDPGTADLLAQLPGTQIATTPERAVAELADLVARTGADELLLTATTHDVATRIETLEAIAPLWAEAGVLAGEPAAR, from the coding sequence GTGACCTCCTCGATCCCGCTCTCCGTCCTCGACCTGTCCCCCGTCGCCACCGGCGCGTCCTCGCGCGACGCGCTGCTGGCGACCACCGAGCTCGCCCGCCGCGCCGACGCGCTCGGGTTCGCGCGGTTCTGGGTCGCCGAGCACCACGCGATGCCGGCCGTCGCCTCGACGTCGCCCGCTGTGCTGCTCGCGCACCTCGCGGCCGCGACCGAGCGCATCCGGGTCGGCTCGGGCGGGGTCATGCTGCCCAACCACCCGGCGCTCGTCGTCGCGGAGCAGTTCGCCATGCTCGAGGCGCTGCACCCCGGGCGCATCGACCTGGGCATCGGCCGTGCGCCGGGGGCGGACCCCCGCACCGCGGCCGCGCTGCGCCGCACGGTCGAGGGCCTGGGCGCCGAGGACTTCCCCGTCGAGCTGATCGACGTGCTCGCGCTGCTCGGCAGCGGGCCCGAGGGCCACCCGCCGTCGGCCCGGGCCGCCCGGCTGACCGCGACGCCCGCGCCCACGTCGGCGCCCGAGGCGTGGCTGCTCGGGTCGAGCCTGTTCAGCGCCCAGCTCGCGGCCGAGCTCGGGCTGCCGTTCAGCTACGCCCACCACTTCTCGACCGGCCGCACGCACCAGGCCGTCGCGGCGTACCGGAGCACGTTCCGGCCGTCGTCGGTGCTCGCGCAGCCGCGCCTCATGGTGTCCGCGTCGGTGATCGTCGCCGACACCGAGGAGGAGGCCCGCTACCTCGCCGGACCGAGCCGCGTCATGGCGCTGAGCCTGCGCAGCCCCCGGCCGCTCGCGCCGATCGTGTCGCCCGACGAGGCGCAGCGGATGCTCGCCGACCTCGACCCGGGCACCGCGGACCTCCTCGCGCAGCTGCCCGGGACGCAGATCGCGACGACGCCCGAGCGCGCCGTCGCCGAGCTCGCCGACCTGGTCGCCCGCACGGGCGCCGACGAGCTGCTCCTCACGGCCACGACCCACGACGTGGCGACGCGGATCGAGACGCTCGAGGCGATCGCGCCGCTCTGGGCCGAGGCGGGCGTGCTGGCCGGGGAGCCGGCGGCTCGCTGA
- a CDS encoding Glu/Leu/Phe/Val family dehydrogenase, producing MTDTHPSTSTGQDSPATPGSPAAGPSSPTDDAPARTRPLETARAQLAKAVDILGYDDGLHQMLATPRREITVAIPLRRDDGTTELFSGYRVQHNISRGPGKGGLRYAASVDPDEVRALAMLMTWKCAVVELPYGGAKGGVTIDPRRYSSAELERVTRRYTSEIMPMIGPERDIMAPDIGTDEHTMAWVMDTYSVNRGYTIPAVTTGKPLAVGGSLGRATATSRGVVHAARAALAEAGVGMDEVTVAIQGFGKVGSHATRFFAEGGARVVAVSDEYGGVHDPSGLDVPALLAHVAATGSVTGFEDAEPIDNVALLALDVDVLVPAAVEGVLDARTAPSVKARWVVEAANGPTTQRGDELLAERGVIVVPDILANAGGVVVSYFEWVQANQAYWWTEREIEERLEGRMVSAYEAVARTARAEGLSLRDAALTIGVRRVAEAHQIRGLYP from the coding sequence ATGACGGACACCCACCCGTCGACGTCCACCGGCCAGGACTCCCCGGCGACCCCGGGCTCCCCCGCAGCCGGTCCGAGCTCCCCGACCGACGACGCGCCGGCCCGCACGCGGCCGCTCGAGACGGCCCGCGCGCAGCTCGCGAAGGCCGTCGACATCCTCGGCTACGACGACGGCCTGCACCAGATGCTCGCGACGCCGCGGCGCGAGATCACCGTCGCGATCCCGCTGCGGCGCGACGACGGCACGACCGAGCTGTTCTCCGGCTACCGCGTCCAGCACAACATCTCGCGCGGACCCGGCAAGGGCGGCCTGCGGTACGCCGCGAGCGTCGACCCCGACGAGGTCCGCGCGCTCGCGATGCTCATGACCTGGAAGTGCGCGGTCGTCGAGCTGCCGTACGGCGGCGCCAAGGGCGGCGTGACGATCGACCCCCGGCGGTACTCCTCGGCCGAGCTCGAGCGCGTCACCCGGCGCTACACCAGCGAGATCATGCCGATGATCGGCCCGGAGCGGGACATCATGGCGCCCGACATCGGGACCGACGAGCACACGATGGCGTGGGTCATGGACACGTACTCGGTCAACCGCGGGTACACGATCCCGGCGGTCACGACGGGCAAGCCGCTCGCGGTCGGCGGGTCGCTCGGGCGAGCCACCGCGACGTCGCGCGGGGTCGTGCACGCCGCGCGCGCGGCGCTCGCCGAGGCCGGCGTCGGGATGGACGAGGTCACGGTCGCGATCCAGGGCTTCGGCAAGGTCGGCTCGCACGCGACCCGGTTCTTCGCCGAGGGCGGCGCCCGCGTCGTCGCGGTCAGCGACGAGTACGGCGGCGTGCACGACCCGAGCGGCCTGGACGTCCCCGCGCTCCTGGCGCACGTCGCGGCGACGGGGTCGGTCACCGGCTTCGAGGACGCCGAGCCGATCGACAACGTGGCCCTCCTGGCCCTCGACGTCGACGTGCTGGTGCCCGCCGCGGTCGAGGGCGTGCTCGACGCCCGGACGGCACCGTCGGTCAAGGCGCGCTGGGTCGTCGAGGCGGCCAACGGCCCGACGACGCAGCGCGGCGACGAGCTGCTGGCCGAGCGCGGTGTGATCGTCGTGCCGGACATCCTCGCGAACGCCGGCGGCGTCGTCGTGTCCTACTTCGAGTGGGTCCAGGCGAACCAGGCGTACTGGTGGACCGAGCGCGAGATCGAGGAGCGCCTCGAGGGGCGCATGGTCAGCGCGTACGAGGCCGTGGCGCGCACCGCGCGCGCCGAGGGCCTCTCGCTGCGGGACGCCGCGCTGACGATCGGCGTGCGCCGCGTCGCCGAGGCGCACCAGATCCGCGGGCTCTACCCCTGA
- a CDS encoding M15 family metallopeptidase, with the protein MTPTLGGRRRPLVIALGVLVVALLVALGVTQVRADRAAAARADEARAAAAAQVAAEAARESAVREAGAVHAARHGQAQARELGATLASVAPREAAAQAVLDASAGRVADDAVRAALQSALDALRTGVAAAAQGTVTSASLLAAADAVDAASASVAAAQAEWEAAAATAPAPDAPTATATARPRAAAPAEEPAPAAGGRPTDAAGNVLWVTSVPTADGDGSNGNMPMSAMCRIPWGTDQLGYAQYLRCDAADALTRLEAAFRATFGESIAMDLTYRSYADQVAMKQALGPIAARPGTSSHGLGTALDVQEWPDVYGFGTARYEWLVAHGPTYGWYAPARVRADAAYPEYWHFEYGPGRTS; encoded by the coding sequence ATGACCCCCACCCTGGGCGGCCGACGGCGTCCGCTCGTGATCGCCCTGGGCGTGCTCGTCGTCGCGCTCCTCGTCGCGCTCGGCGTGACGCAGGTCCGTGCCGACCGTGCGGCGGCCGCGCGTGCCGACGAGGCCCGCGCGGCCGCGGCCGCCCAGGTCGCCGCGGAGGCCGCGCGGGAGAGCGCCGTGCGGGAGGCCGGCGCCGTGCACGCGGCCCGGCACGGTCAGGCGCAGGCGCGCGAGCTCGGGGCGACGCTCGCCTCGGTCGCGCCCCGTGAGGCCGCCGCGCAGGCGGTGCTCGACGCGTCCGCGGGCAGGGTCGCCGACGACGCCGTCCGCGCCGCGCTGCAGTCGGCGCTCGACGCGCTCCGCACCGGGGTGGCGGCCGCCGCGCAGGGCACGGTGACCAGCGCGTCGCTCCTCGCCGCCGCGGACGCGGTCGACGCCGCGAGCGCGTCGGTCGCCGCGGCGCAGGCCGAGTGGGAGGCGGCCGCCGCGACGGCTCCCGCGCCCGACGCACCGACGGCGACGGCGACGGCGCGACCGCGCGCCGCAGCCCCGGCGGAGGAGCCGGCGCCCGCTGCCGGCGGTCGTCCGACCGACGCCGCGGGCAACGTCCTGTGGGTCACGTCGGTCCCGACCGCGGACGGCGACGGCTCGAACGGCAACATGCCGATGTCGGCGATGTGCCGGATCCCGTGGGGCACCGACCAGCTCGGCTACGCCCAGTACCTGCGCTGCGACGCCGCGGACGCGCTGACCCGGCTCGAGGCGGCGTTCCGGGCGACCTTCGGGGAGTCGATCGCGATGGACCTCACCTACCGCTCCTACGCGGACCAGGTCGCGATGAAGCAGGCCCTCGGACCGATCGCGGCGAGGCCGGGCACGTCGAGCCACGGCCTCGGCACCGCGCTCGACGTCCAGGAGTGGCCCGACGTCTACGGGTTCGGGACCGCCCGCTACGAGTGGCTCGTCGCGCACGGGCCCACGTACGGCTGGTACGCCCCCGCGCGTGTGCGCGCCGACGCGGCCTACCCCGAGTACTGGCACTTCGAGTACGGCCCCGGGCGCACGAGCTGA
- a CDS encoding aldo/keto reductase, producing the protein MTTAHMPTLALKGADIPLLGLGTWQSEGSEAELAVVAALELGYRHIDTATGYGNQAQVGRALATRGNDRDDIFVTTKLPPDHAGRERQTLMESLAELGTDHLDLWLVHWPPNGEATPSTWEAFIAARDEGLTRAIGVSNYSIAQIDELIAATGEAPAINQIPWSPSDFDADLLAAHAERGVRVEGYSPFKRTSLEDPTLVGIAEAHGVTPAQVVLRWHLEHEVVVIPKSTNRQRLATNLDVLGFSLTPDEVARIDGLGATADR; encoded by the coding sequence ATGACCACGGCACACATGCCCACGCTCGCCCTGAAGGGCGCCGACATCCCGCTCCTCGGCCTGGGGACCTGGCAGTCCGAGGGCTCGGAGGCCGAGCTCGCGGTCGTCGCGGCGCTCGAGCTCGGCTACCGGCACATCGACACCGCGACCGGCTACGGCAACCAGGCGCAGGTCGGCCGCGCGCTCGCGACGCGCGGCAACGACCGCGACGACATCTTCGTGACGACCAAGCTGCCGCCCGACCACGCGGGCCGCGAGCGTCAGACGCTCATGGAGTCGCTGGCCGAGCTCGGCACCGACCACCTCGACCTGTGGCTCGTGCACTGGCCGCCGAACGGCGAGGCGACCCCGTCGACGTGGGAGGCGTTCATCGCCGCGCGCGACGAGGGCCTGACCCGCGCGATCGGGGTGTCCAACTACTCGATCGCGCAGATCGACGAGCTCATCGCGGCGACCGGCGAGGCGCCGGCGATCAACCAGATCCCGTGGAGCCCGTCGGACTTCGACGCGGACCTCCTCGCGGCGCACGCCGAGCGCGGGGTGCGCGTCGAGGGGTACAGCCCGTTCAAGCGCACGAGCCTCGAGGACCCGACGCTCGTCGGGATCGCCGAGGCGCACGGCGTCACGCCCGCGCAGGTCGTGCTGCGCTGGCACCTCGAGCACGAGGTCGTGGTGATCCCGAAGTCGACGAACCGGCAACGGCTCGCGACGAACCTCGACGTGCTGGGCTTCAGCCTCACGCCGGACGAGGTCGCGCGCATCGACGGGCTCGGGGCGACCGCCGACCGATGA
- a CDS encoding helix-turn-helix domain-containing protein: protein MTAAPDRPTPQSRRLLDALSPAMLALMDELSGTMFCAKDTDGRYAAVNPVFVARTSERSRRAVLGRRAEDLFIPELAQHYAAQDAHVLGTGRALRHLLELVRRPGGEPGWYVTSKLPVRDGGEVVGLVSISQDLRTADTGDVAVRSLSRVVALVEQRLTEPVAVADLARAAGCSPSTLERRMRRVFGLSPQQFVLRARIDHAAALLTTTDVPLADVAARSGFYDQAAFTRTFGRLTGETPAQFRRRSPSAPSGA, encoded by the coding sequence ATGACCGCCGCACCGGACCGCCCCACGCCGCAGAGCCGCCGCCTCCTCGACGCGCTGAGCCCCGCGATGCTCGCGCTCATGGACGAGCTCTCCGGGACGATGTTCTGCGCCAAGGACACCGACGGCCGCTACGCCGCGGTCAACCCGGTGTTCGTGGCCCGCACGAGCGAGCGCTCCCGCCGCGCGGTGCTGGGGAGGCGCGCCGAGGACCTGTTCATCCCCGAGCTCGCGCAGCACTACGCCGCGCAGGACGCGCACGTGCTGGGCACCGGCCGGGCGCTGCGGCACCTGCTCGAGCTCGTGCGTCGCCCGGGCGGCGAGCCGGGCTGGTACGTCACCTCGAAGCTCCCGGTGCGCGACGGCGGCGAGGTCGTCGGCCTCGTGAGCATCTCGCAGGACCTCCGCACCGCGGACACCGGGGACGTCGCGGTCCGGTCGCTGTCCCGCGTCGTCGCGCTCGTCGAGCAGCGCCTCACGGAGCCCGTGGCCGTCGCGGACCTCGCCCGGGCCGCCGGCTGCTCGCCGTCGACGCTCGAGCGCCGCATGCGCCGGGTCTTCGGTCTGTCGCCGCAGCAGTTCGTGCTGCGGGCGCGCATCGACCACGCCGCGGCGCTGCTGACCACGACCGACGTCCCGCTCGCCGACGTCGCCGCGCGCTCGGGGTTCTACGACCAGGCGGCGTTCACCCGGACCTTCGGCCGCCTCACCGGGGAGACGCCCGCGCAGTTCCGTCGTCGCTCGCCGTCCGCGCCGTCGGGCGCGTGA